The DNA sequence atattatatttataagttgGTTATCTTTTTGTCCTTTTTCAGGACTGTTGGATCGTTCAACCACTGATCTCGATGCCACCCGTGGAAAGCATACATGCCACATCTGCCAACAAACATTCAATCAAGAAACTTCCCTTGAAACCCACATGCATGGCCATGAAACTGACTCGAAGAATGAAACACAAGACACTAACGAAGATAACAAAGTGGATAATTTATACTCATGTGATATATGCAAAAAAGGGTTCAAACAAAAAGGACAATTAAACACTCACCTAAAATCTCATAATTATCGATACTCTTGTGAGATTTGCCACAAGAAATTCACACTCAAATCACGTTATGACATTCATAAAGTCACCCACACAGGTGAAAAACGTTATAAATGTGATGTATGTAACAGACGGTATACACAAAAATGTACCTTAAACGCGCACTTGAAATACCATACAGGGGACTATCGGTTCTCTTGCGAAGTATGCGGTAAAAGATTTACCCAAAAAGCTTACTTGATTAAACATATGCGTGTCCACACGGGTGAAAAACCATATTCTTGTAATGTCTGCCAAAAACAGTTTTCACAAGAAGGTAACTTAAAAACACACTCACTTATACATTCTGAAAGTAACACGTCGTACTCTTGCGACATATGCAATAAAGAATTTAAACTAAAATCGACTTTAAAGAAACATTTACTAACCCATTCTGGTGATAAATTATTCAGTTGCGAAATATGTGGGAAACAATTTCTACGTAAAAGCGAACTATCTAGACATATGAATGGACATATGGGTGTGAAGCCACATTTCTGTGAAATCTGCAATAAAGGTTTTACATTAAAAAGTAACTTGAAAGCTCATAAGCTAACGCACACTGGTGAGAAATCCTTCTCGTGCGAAATATGCCACAAATCATTTCGAACTAGAACACATCTAAAAAGCCACATGCTGATACATACTGGGCAAAAATTACATGCTTGTGAAGTGTGTAATAAGCAATTTACACATAAATCTGCTTTAAATCTTCATAGTAGACTTCACAGTGGGGTAAAGCCATACACATGCGAAGTCTGTAGAAAGGAATTTAGAATACTTTCTGGATTAAAGTTACACAGTCGTGTCCATACTGGTGAAAAGCCATTCGAGTGCGAAATCTGCAATAAAACATTTGCACATCCATCGAGCTTTAGAAAACATAAGCGTATACATAAAGAGAAAATATATCCTTGGTGATATTGATATTAGAAAAATCATTATGGACTATATATGGGATGGAACCCAAGACGCCAAACCCTATTAAAATAATGCTGGCCGTTATTTCAGCTGTCTTCTTAGCTAGTAGTAGTGTACATAATTGAATTTTCATCGAAATTCAAATTCCTAATGTTGACTATAATTGTACATATGCCATAGGCACTTACTTAAGTAATACAGATAAGAATAATACCTTAGTGTAGGTAATAAAACTATATTTTCAACTAAtgcttgttttttttattgttagtcCACAATATTATCGGGTCGGCAAAGCGTATGTAAGGGTTTCCCCATATATTTCgtcgcgcattcggcaaaagccgataggaataTATCGGATATGGCCTATTCCGCGTCGACTTTATCTGGGGGAACCCTAATACTCCaaggtgcctagccaagatgaaaaTCGCTTGCGCCACGATAGCAAAACGCTTCTTgtccctctatcactctttcatattactgcaacagttgcgtttcgttcgctaccgAGCGTAAACGAttagcatgttggctacgcaccctggtactgcatccataggctacggtgacagCTTAGCATCAGGCGATCCGTACCTACTTTTTGCCACCGTCGTGGTCTCGTAAAatagttatcttttaattgatCGTTTAATATTGATTTCATTAAAATTGCTGTTATACGCCTGTAGCGTTTCATGTAGGTAGTATATGAAAAATCGGAAAAACCGTGAATATCTCGGCtgataactattataaatattatattccataAAAATCACTGTTTCTGTTTAATTATCATTACAATTGCTAATAGCACAGAGTCAAGACGAAAAAGATCACTTCTGTGAACATTGCAATAAAAATGGACGATTgataaaaatgtataagtatCCCGTTTTTCGAGCACTGAAAAAATAAATCCCTTCTATAAGTAGTATATGAAATAGCTTTAGATTCCCGTAACtttgcgatgtctacaggaaagacgccaACGAGATAAGCATACTACAAAATTTGTGTGATCCAAGCATTAAAAATGCTAATATCTGCGACCTGTGTCATCGAAAATAAGATAAGTAGAAAGTGGCACGCGGCGCACCGATGGATCATTGTGGGAATTTCCTCGCTACTAAGTACGTATATTGACTAACTGCACCATTGTTTTTGCCAATTCGTTTCACTTGGGAAGGAAAACTGTTCGTCACTAGTGTTTATACTATTGCAGGTATGTCATCGGACGCGGCAAATTATTTTGCTCGTACGATCGTACGTAACCGCTCGTTGATTTTATGGTTCTGACGCTTGCATGCATCACTGTTTgtcatataaattatatattagtACCTATTTAGAAAATACCCAATGATTAGCTCCTTAAAGTACCTAGAGCCAGGtttccgtagtcaactaggtCTGTCAGTCTATGCGTCTGCTGCTTAGCTTAGTGATCGTTAGTAAATATGAGTGgtaaaataaagtataaaagAACGTCCTTTACGTGTCCTGCCTGCCTATATATAAAtctataagaataagaataatttcatttattcatggcaaactaaaactacatttcatacaaacgtattacaaaaataatattctctggcgaacttgatcttagaaatccgACGTTATAACAATCGCGGAAActgataaatattttgatactctCAAATTTCCAAAACCCAACACTCGGTTTGCTATTTTAGGGTTAAGAGGCATTTTAACGAATAAATTTGTGCCAATCGTACGAGGAGAACACAGCTGGTTAGACAGTGCATAATATTGTGTTCGTCAACATAACTGTTGTTACCTAGTTGCTGTGGGTTTTTTCGATCTTATACTACTACTAGTTAAAATGTTCTTTTATATTAtgtggtgcacaataaagaatatttacttatcaTATGTTCGTGCACAATGCACAATTGTATAATGTGATTATTCTACAGAATGAGTAACGATGCGGTGGTCAAGTGTATCCACGTCGAGAGTTATCATTACTCCATTTAAGTGTGGTAGAATAGCCCCAATCAAAgactatacctactctatttagttttaaataaggtaaagggcccctgtttcggcaggttaaggctcttaagagtgagttgagagtttgtgtatttttttttaatattactaagcatatcaataccttgaaagcttttgaatatgttatattagttctttgttaataatttaatgtataaactgtagggttttagttgaaacttttttttatatgaattttttcgtgaacctcttatttggctcccatttcgtgatacaaatttaggtcagctcctaaattcgtgaattcgtgtcccctgtttcgtcataaagttttcttagagtagataattggtgataaattgataatttgttgataatcattttaaatatttaacggtcttacctacttacgaataattgtaaggtcaaattaaaaataataataaaaaaaatgttaaattgagagctagcttaaagttttttgtactcgtcgactttaatggttgaattaaattaagacttaggtaaaccatatgggtactttaatacttgattaaaagtcaaactatttaatttaaataaaaaataaaaaaataaaattaaaaaaataaaaaataattaaaaataataattatttacaaaaaataatttactatcttatacgttaaaaataaacatacacaaaaataaatcaaatttcaataataaataaaattgtgctagtagttaatatgagaatatacgtggaacataccttaaaatttttaactcgggtcacattcaaactcgttttatgagaattctagtgaaaaaaacatataccgaatttcgctcatacgaaacttcatgaaatacattaattgttttctaatttatttttttaattatctttgttgttatatttaaaaaaaagcactcaaaatgtatctagaaaatccttgattcgttagtggcacgaaataggagacacacgtaagataaaatgaccgctatttcgtgagtcgatttattgcaattttaagttatttctatgcatatattcaatcttttttcttatcaaatcaattactaaggaacccacagaaacactcccaaaaacttttattcgaatgggtttagcttttccttcctataagcttaacaagtgagagcgcgcaccttacgcctaaaaaaagtgcacgcatacaacaaagctattcgcggccgtctaacagtttcgaccgtcgtattattcttagtttaatcactaaaatattggttatcattttattgaagagattaaataatacagttttttttcatatgtataatttgaataaaagatatttgaattccttattatttgcgccagaaaaaaaactaacgaaataacgtactaacacgaacttggggccgtttgGGGTCtctctatttatttgtttttatttatttctatttatatctctgtttagttttaaatattataatatgtatgctagtttaaggtatttatgtatggaccactagttgcctgaaataaagatattaattcattcattctaTCTACATGCACTTTGTAAAGACGAATATGCCTTTTTGTTCTTGCGTAAGCTGTAAGAAGGTGAAGGCTTTGTAGTCGCACGCGCATCACGCGGTTAGATCACGAAGCATTTGTtttttacatacctatttagtTTTTACGTCACACCCTCTTCTGTTTCTAAACTTTATGGAAAATTAGAGGCTACCTAGACTCGGACCAAGATAACTgtgcatagcatttgcaacaacgtgtggcaatgtcatcattattgtcgattttttatggaaatacgacttttatgacatactctCACTTTGTTCAAGTTCAAGTAGGTGCTGATATTtatcagtgacctctattattataataaaataagggtgacagctggtagctacagttaccaaaagcaaAGATATATTGATTGAGTAAGATAGgtaaaatctaagacaatttcgttcttcgaatttgacaggtaaacgagTTGGCGCAGTACAGCTCCATACATTTTGCGGTAACtctgattgtcaaaagttgaTGTTTGACAATTAAGTGACCGCAAAATATATGGCGGAGTAGAGCGCCATCTGTTGTGGTTGTCAAACTAAGGGGcacatttttttcttagactttacctcTCTATTACAATATATTCTCTTTGCCAAAAGCAAGTGAGTGGTTAGGCTGACTCTAGTTTTTGGATCTTCTCTAGCAATAAAACAAGCAAAAAATTTATGAAGGAAGTGTCGGCTCGATTGGTAGGCGTCTCAGGCGACCCAAGCGGGCTCGTTTTTTGTTCAGAGGCTAGGCGTTGCGATTCAGAGGGGGAATGTCGCCAGCATTTTGGGAAGTTTCCCGGAATCGGGTGAGTTGAGGGAGATTTTTTACATTTAGTTATGTTTTAGTTTTATCTAGTTATAGCTTGGTTAGGTTAAGGTTAAGTAGTAGTAATTAATTTTAAGtgtgatttattttttgtgacgtaaaattatgtaagctaaagaatgaatgaatgaatgagctAATCGTAGACCACCCATCTATTGTACCTACACTTTACCACAAATAGAACAAGCCAATTACATATTATGTTCCTAATAGTTATGGAAAAAGGAGCGTACCGAATTGTTTCGTCATATGTATTTACTGTTGACGGACAGGcaaattacattatttaaaCTGACCGATATTTTTCGAACATCATGTAACATACAGTAATGCAAATAGACATAGAGCTAGTCCCGAATATATCAATGCAACGAAACCCTTCTTAGTTTGTTTTACTATCCTTATTACTAGGTCAGGTCGTTTGGCTGGCAGCTGTTTTGAAATAAATCGTAAAAAacctattacctacctattaaccgacaagaaattgtagaaattaaaaagtggcatcATCGTAGTGTCGACCggttttcttagattgatttgaaagagaCGACAATACGAAGTTGCCACATGATGCCAGTTGCCAGATGTTGTTACAGCATatattatactcgtaacatTTATGCCGGTAACTCGTCAACTCCATTGGTGTTCATTTACGGATTTCCGAATAAACCTTTCAATTTTCGGCGCTAGCTCTTAGTGTAAAACTGCAACTATCTACAAACCATCTCAACGAATGGACAACTTTCTAACCATTACAACATGATGTGTATGTGTAGTGTAGATAATGAAATGATAATTGATAAGTCATGCCGTGTGTGTCTAGGTCTACTTTCCAGGCTTGTTACAACATAGAGATAAGAATGTTTAAAATCTAGCTAACATCAGATTCTGAACATGAAACAAATTATCTTTTCACTTAATTGGCACGTAGAGAAAAGAGAATAAACATTTAAAGGGTtgaattgaaattattttttagtaAAATTATTGAAATGGTTTACTTTCGTTATTTTAGGCAATTATCGCTCGACATCTTTCGATCTAGTTAAAATTATTATCTCTATGACTTAAGTTAATAGATTTTTTATTGATGTATACATAGATATCTTACAGATTCATGAAGTAACACAAtcaaagattttgatagcctgaAAACAGATGGAGTCGATACAAAAACTCCAATAATCTCAAGCATGTTAGAAAAATCTTTTATGTGATTAAGTATTATAACGGAGCACATACTTGAACCCTATGTGTGTATGGATATTTGGCCACTCACCGTCACTAAGTAATTTAGTGGTAACTGTACTAAGTCATTGCTTAGGTAGACAAAGTCAAACGAGGATAACACATATTGGTAATAGGTATtctcattttaatattttaaatgcaaTTTCCTTAACATTGCGTAACCGCGTGACATAACGTTGAACCGGGTTAATTGTGTACTAAAAACGCACTTGTATGGTCCATCATCGATTCATTTATCTAACTATTcctaaaccttattgcaaagatATAAGGTCTATTATTGGTCAGTCAAGTGATGGTAAAGTACGTCGTAGAAATTATGAGTGGTTGGGTTACAGTGGTTTGTTTAATAATTCCTTGGACGTAGAGGGAAATCCTCTCACCATGATGACAAATAGTGAACTTATCtaagtgtttttttatttgctgccaaaaaaaaaacaaataacagTAATAAAATGGGTATCGAAACCCAAAATCTAATAACTATAAACGAGTTATTCTTGTCTATTTatacatcattgcgattctgtcaacaatcggaaaaaagcgtaaagtcccgagctttcccgacggagatcccgtcatgtgcacatgctatagggttatcagttatcaccacagttaaaaagtagtaaatttggtatttatattttttactcaattaatgattcttaccattaccaatcttctctgtatcacttaaatgacctaatacttccgggaaggaccTTCGTGTCCTTCCACCCTGtaaatatttcggggatctcggaaacggctctaacgatttcgatgacatTTGCTATCTATATacgggggttttcgggggcgataaatctaGCTGCCTCTTATCTCtcggaaaacgcgcatttttgagtttttatatgttctcccagatattattaaattaagtatattatattcgTCCATTAAATACTAAAAATTTCTTAAATAGCCAAAAGCCATTGTTCACTTTAATGTCCAAACTCAAGTGCCGACAAACTTCTTACACAGCCAAAACGCGTCAGAATGTCAAGTGTCTCTTTTGATATTGAAATTTTCAATTACCTCGTAGATATGTACCTTGTTTGCGAATCGGTTTGAACAACCTACACATACCATACTCAAATATACTCATAGTAATATTTTTGACGGCATAGTGACTAACTAACAAGCCAATTCGACGTACAGCCATCTCACTATATTATGCAAAACCAAAACAAAGACTgtgacagatacttttgaatttattagtataatttaattgaaaagataaaggaataaatataaatgtattattattaattttgttaacATCATTTTGTTTTGGGCTGTAGTAGGTACAAATGTTTAACTTCCTGGACTTATGGTTACGGTTCTGctgttgaaaattttaataacatTGGTACAGTCGAGGTTATATTAAACAACTATGCAATAATATGTCTTATTACTTTGGGATAAAATTTGAATCGTgtacataatttatattattttttcggTGTAATAAACGTCACTATTGGCCTTCCATTCCTTGCAGCTAGTTAATTCAATTGATCAACTAAATCTGTGTCTAAAGATCAATGAAGCCGGTGTAGCGTAGAGAAATTGCCAAGTCCAGTTAATGAATTTAATGgtacccattttgtactttgtcacagtgacactaATAAATGAGGTcactagcgactttcatattgattgtcactgtgacaacgtACGAAATGGGtaggaaattaaattatttgactgTATGTGTAATAGAAATATCTAAATTATAGTTCATTTATAtgtgacacaaaataaaaactataattaagtataattaattgaaattaaagAATAATTTACTTACAACGCTTATTCATTGGATTTCTATATTTATATTTCAGCTGAACCatgtaatgaataaaaatataggACAAAATTGCTTAGGTATACCAGCAGGGTATAGGCATAACATGATATTGACACAAAAAGCTGTCACGCCTCTATATCAAGTTATTAGCGTGCATGTCGATATTTTAGAACACCTAACTATTATAACGACGTCTGTATATTGTATATTAGTTAAATACACAATATTTCCTGCCAGCAAAACATACGAACAGGACTATCTAAATTAAGAAAAATAACTTAAGCTCGCTTAACATCCCCGAACTTGGCGGTACACTACCACACAAACTTTAAAACCCAAAACAAACATTGCTAACCTTTAATTCCAACCTTACACTCATCAACATAAGATCCATAATAACTGCAGCAAGCAAAGCGAAAGTAAAAACAGTAGCACGCGCAGCCTTCGAGTCAGTCTGATCTCAAACCGTGCGCGCGCAAGTAGTCCGTTACAAACGCAATATGGCGCGAGTTTAGAACGATTCAAATTTGGAATTCGCGAGTCTGTTTAACCAATTGTGTGTAGTTTTTGTTTGTGTTAGTGATTTTTAAAAGTACCGGAGATTGTTGACTTTACGGTAAGTGTTAGTTTTTTCAGGCGACAATACGTGGAGCGGATATTGCATCGGTTTCTGTATAAGATTTGTTTtaagtattaaaattataaataatgttattaaaataagTTTAACAGAGCAAGTTTACGACTGACTGATGCTACGAGGAAAGAAAAACCGGCTTATCCTCGCATTTAGTAAATAAGACCCCTTAAAAATGAAATTGAACAGCAGTAATTTgtctctaaggcccacttgcaccattcctctAACCCGGGTCTAAGCGGTTAAACTCGCCACCGCCACCACCGCCACCACCGCCAGCggtttagtgtcaaattgtactgctaACCTTGAcaattccaggtttaaccggttaaccccaggttagtgaatggtgcaagtcgccctaagtaataattataatacttaGTTGTTTTTACTTTACAAATATTGATCAACTTTTAAATTACGTTTGATACTCTTTTTAGTTCGAGTTAAAATTGTTTGTGAAAACAAGAATGAATCTCACGGTTTTACTCAAATGTGTTTAGtcatacgtttttttttaataaataaagcacatTTTAATTTAGAAATAGGTACCGTCACATGTTAAagattatgtaattttttgacAACGTAACAGGCaattttataatataggtatactCAATTGTAATATatctcataaaataaataaatttaaatcgtTCATACTAAACATGCATCGTAATCACAGACAGATAATCTATATCTAACACCAACGGCAAAGTTACTCGATCACctacttttaaatatattacttaattgGTTTCACTATTAGACAATATTATCAACAATCACTTTTACTATCATACTCATTTTCGACCTAGTCTCCTTGGCTTAAGGTCTATAATCTAATGGCGAAATATTATGGTCAACATACATGTATGTTATTGAAAACGTGGTTAAGTGCAATTTTAGCGCAGTCTCGTGGCATACATTTTTTATCACTTCTCTCTATGATGTCTTGTGTAAGTGGCATTTCAGAACTAGCACTCGAGAACTAGTACACtggaacaaataaaataatttacttacttaacATAAAAATGGTGACCAAGTCCTCCGTATTCAGTTCTAAATCGAACGCCGGGTCTTCAGAGGACGTTAGGACGTACCTAAAGGACGTTAAACGCGTAAGCTGAATACGCCGCGCCGGTTTGATATGGCATTAACTAGCCTATAGACTTCTAGAGGGTTTGGTCAttagtatatgacatctatttcagtttaaaacTAACACTTGGTCAGGGTTTAACCCTTGCAACGTCATCTTGTGACCTACGCCACGTTTACCTCGTGTTGAGTAACAACCTGTTACTCACAGGGGACAGTATGCAGAGCACGCAAGACGGAAGGAAGACGCGTGCGTGGACTACGAACAAGCGAACTTGCCCCGATTTCTAGCGAGGTGAAACGTGTATATTTTTAACAACCCGCTCCGTTGCgtatgtgttaaataagaaaaacttttttaaaacCGGCTGACCGGAATTTTAGTCCTCTTTGTTGCATGTGTCTCgaaaacgattttttttctgctCTATACGACGCAACCGAGGTTTTTACACCCACGATTTTTGACATAACAAAGGTTAAGTTTAGATCGGCATTTTCTATTAAACAAACTAGTATCACTTGGCTAGGTCCCCTGATCACTTTTTTTCTAGCCGATTTGAGTGTCCCACCGCTGGGCAGACGCCTTAATCTCCACGACTCCTGATTTGGTGCTTCCTCCagccagttgttcaggaagctgtccaggtcatctcgccatctccgtttgggcctaccgcggccacgtccctctaccggcatccacttggtggctaagctagcccacctctcgggatgcatgcggtagacgtgaccggcccagtcccatttgagcctagcGGTTTTCTCGCCTACGTCAGCAATGAGGGTTttggagcgcagcgtggtgtttcttATGCGATCAGTTAGTTTAGCACCTAGAATACTGCGCTCCATGGCGCGTTGGCAAACCTTCAGTTTGGATTTCTGAATCTCTGTTAGTGACGAAGTTTGAGCGCCGTAGGTTAGAACAGGCAGAATACACATGTCAACGATCACTTAACTATTCAATTAACTGTACCTTTGCTGTAATAATACCTGACCACAGAGTATTGTGATGACCGCGACCTTGCCATAGTTGCAATACAATGCCCGTTCCGGCCACTGGACACTGAACATGGCTGAAAATGATCGCTGAAAGGAAACTGCACGTCCAAAGTGACATCACAGTATTAAATGATAGTGATGACTTGATCATAGTTGATAAATGAGGGTGCCTTTCAGTGTGACATGCCTATATTTACTTTGCTTACCAATTTATACtaataattagagatgcaccggtaTTCGgatactatccggtatccggcctgtcaggccattattttaccatccggccggataccagatagtaacaatgcttgattttggagtaaacaaattggatttaagaaagcCTTTCGATTGGATttttcggcctgaccatcagcgaatatccggtatccggccgctgAATATCTGGCCAATGGAATTATAcgtacatttcggtttttcaggtgagCATTCTGCagatttgacctgtttcctagtgaacgttcgcgcggacacatttctaggttcgaaatgagtgcgtgTGCAAGTCAgtagaatgtttaaattgttttaaaataataaacaagtacgattatgaccttgtatgtttcttaaatccaatttgtttactccaaaatcaagcattgttactatccggtatccggccaaacaactatccgttgcatctctaccaATATGTAATACCTACCTGTATGCTCTGTATGGTCTGCTTACCTACTTAATACTCGTATCATATGGTAGACATGGGTAACTGAGCTAAGgcgcggacggacagacagatacttagcgctacttgcaccattacactaacccggggtaaaccggttaaaactggagttaccacggttaccagtacaatttgacgctGAGTGaccggtttaaccgcttaaccccgggttaatgggatggtgcaagtagcgctTAGGGGCTTAGACTGACCCAGAGGTGGCTAATCTATATATTCGATTTCCTTGTTGACTACGTAATTATAAAACTACAAGGATTAAATGACATTAATTGGTCGACTTAACAACTTGATTTGCCTGAGTGTGATATGATTGCGATTGAGTTCTGTTGCAAAAATAAGTCAAGTAATTGATCTAACTTTGAGGCCAATTTCAAAACGTTAAATGTTACTTCATCGGGTCACAAAAGCTGGCGCTATATCAACATATCGACAGCTCTCGCACCAGCATCACCacttttatattttgtaaataatttaatttattataatgtaTTAGCTGCAAACAACTATTGTTACAACCTCTTTCAAACCTTATACCCAATATACATATAAGGCCTAGTTTAGAATTGTCGTGACATTGTTATTATTGCCACCTGAAGCAACAATAGCGGGCGGAACTAATTGAGTTCGCATTTTATTACTGTCAGTTTGTTACTTTACATTAAACTAAAAAGCCTAAACTCCACACTAGAAAGTACTAGAAACGTGCCATATAAGGCTTTTCGCTGTTGTAATGTCTGTCATGTCTTTGATGGAACAAGTTGAATGTTGCAAAAATTGTTATTGACATTTTAGATTATTCGCGAAACAGTAGGTGACTATTAAATTTAGAGTTGGTGGATAAAAAAAACGCACATTAAAGTATATTTAGAGATGTCCATGACGCCGCTAATGTCGATAATGTTATTGGTGTGACATTAAAAtgatagcttaataaaaatactataatttTCAAAACAGCCTATTTCCATAAAGTTTGTCGTGTTTCATTTCTGTGGTGGTGTAAGTAATCATACTTAATGTGCTTAGATAGAAGAATAAACCTATTTTGTTTTCTCAGTATTTATACCtaaatgtttattgtttatcAAAATAGATTTTATCTGAACTACACACTAATACCGTCCTTAAAATATCTTAGGTCTTGGtattcttaaaataaaatcCATTAAACaacgtatttatttaaaacgtaGATTGCAAATTTTATggaattaatgaaataaattctGAATGTACTTGGGTTATAATAACCATTCAACAACGGTGTTttgcatacatattatatgaatgtTTCTAAGTTTTTACCAGAGAAATCAATGAATCGAATCGCAATTCGTTCTAGAAATCAAATGCCTGAGTAAAATTTGATGAATTGTAGAAACTCAACACGCATGCGACATTTATCGTTTTGTGATTTAAAATCTTATTAAGTTATTACACGTATAATTACCACGATTTCTATTATATATCGTTAAATATTGatgcataaaataaaactattgaaacggatta is a window from the Cydia fagiglandana chromosome 13, ilCydFagi1.1, whole genome shotgun sequence genome containing:
- the LOC134670384 gene encoding zinc finger protein OZF-like isoform X1, which produces MINCEDVEAMEVLQACRCCLLRPPDKGLKTLYTHLGKTEIYSDMLTDCFNVDLTLGNDDCGICEMCVCCLRNVSDFKQQVKRSQKELQVCMEKVLHRKNEKALKSEMSHEDTSIDEAMLRDEPAVKMEKCDDRESYGDLASRLLDRSTTDLDATRGKHTCHICQQTFNQETSLETHMHGHETDSKNETQDTNEDNKVDNLYSCDICKKGFKQKGQLNTHLKSHNYRYSCEICHKKFTLKSRYDIHKVTHTGEKRYKCDVCNRRYTQKCTLNAHLKYHTGDYRFSCEVCGKRFTQKAYLIKHMRVHTGEKPYSCNVCQKQFSQEGNLKTHSLIHSESNTSYSCDICNKEFKLKSTLKKHLLTHSGDKLFSCEICGKQFLRKSELSRHMNGHMGVKPHFCEICNKGFTLKSNLKAHKLTHTGEKSFSCEICHKSFRTRTHLKSHMLIHTGQKLHACEVCNKQFTHKSALNLHSRLHSGVKPYTCEVCRKEFRILSGLKLHSRVHTGEKPFECEICNKTFAHPSSFRKHKRIHKEKIYPW
- the LOC134670384 gene encoding zinc finger protein OZF-like isoform X2 yields the protein MINCEDVEAMEVLQACRCCLLRPPDKGLKTLYTHLGKTEIYSDMLTDCFNVDLTLGNDDCGICEMCVCCLRNVSDFKQQVKRSQKELQVCMEKVLHRKRDEPAVKMEKCDDRESYGDLASRLLDRSTTDLDATRGKHTCHICQQTFNQETSLETHMHGHETDSKNETQDTNEDNKVDNLYSCDICKKGFKQKGQLNTHLKSHNYRYSCEICHKKFTLKSRYDIHKVTHTGEKRYKCDVCNRRYTQKCTLNAHLKYHTGDYRFSCEVCGKRFTQKAYLIKHMRVHTGEKPYSCNVCQKQFSQEGNLKTHSLIHSESNTSYSCDICNKEFKLKSTLKKHLLTHSGDKLFSCEICGKQFLRKSELSRHMNGHMGVKPHFCEICNKGFTLKSNLKAHKLTHTGEKSFSCEICHKSFRTRTHLKSHMLIHTGQKLHACEVCNKQFTHKSALNLHSRLHSGVKPYTCEVCRKEFRILSGLKLHSRVHTGEKPFECEICNKTFAHPSSFRKHKRIHKEKIYPW